A genomic region of Criblamydia sequanensis CRIB-18 contains the following coding sequences:
- a CDS encoding aldo/keto reductase — protein MEYKTFGKTGIKVSALSFGTMTFGGESDEKTSGELYLLAREAGINLFDCANVYNEGKAEEILGRLIQKERDEIILTSKAYFPTKDEVNSKGLSRKHIFQAIHDSLSRLKTDYIDIYFMHKFDESTPLEESLRAMSDLVQQGKVLYLGVSNFSAWQIMKALGLSALHQLASFQVIQPMYNLIKRQAEVELFPLALSENLAVIPYNPLAGGMLTGKYSSSKEIKGTRLESRKMYQGRYQNEEAMAITESFVSLAKKYGYSPASLALAWVASNKAVTSPLLGARNQEQLKDCLKCLEIPMTAELRKEISSLSKEPPLATDRSEERLN, from the coding sequence ATGGAATATAAAACTTTTGGCAAAACAGGAATTAAAGTCTCAGCTCTATCTTTTGGGACGATGACTTTTGGCGGAGAATCCGACGAAAAAACATCCGGCGAGCTCTATCTCCTTGCCCGTGAAGCAGGTATTAATCTTTTTGACTGCGCCAATGTTTATAACGAAGGAAAAGCTGAGGAAATCTTAGGCAGGCTTATTCAAAAGGAAAGAGACGAAATTATTTTAACCTCAAAAGCCTATTTTCCAACAAAAGATGAAGTAAATTCCAAAGGACTCTCAAGAAAACATATCTTTCAAGCGATCCACGATAGTTTAAGCAGGCTAAAAACAGATTATATCGACATCTACTTCATGCATAAGTTTGATGAAAGCACGCCTCTTGAAGAATCATTAAGGGCCATGAGTGATCTTGTTCAGCAAGGCAAAGTTCTTTACCTAGGGGTGAGCAATTTTTCAGCATGGCAAATTATGAAGGCTCTTGGCCTCTCAGCTCTACATCAGTTAGCTTCATTTCAAGTGATCCAACCCATGTATAATCTAATTAAAAGACAAGCGGAGGTTGAACTTTTTCCTTTAGCCCTCTCTGAAAATTTAGCAGTCATCCCCTACAACCCTCTAGCAGGCGGCATGCTGACCGGCAAATACTCGTCTTCAAAAGAGATTAAAGGCACTCGTCTTGAATCTCGAAAAATGTATCAAGGAAGGTACCAAAATGAAGAAGCGATGGCAATTACAGAGAGTTTTGTCTCACTTGCCAAAAAATATGGGTACTCGCCGGCAAGCCTTGCCCTTGCTTGGGTAGCTTCCAATAAAGCTGTGACCTCCCCTCTTTTAGGAGCAAGAAATCAAGAGCAGCTTAAAGACTGTTTAAAATGTTTAGAGATTCCAATGACAGCGGAGCTTCGAAAAGAAATATCCTCTCTTTCAAAAGAGCCTCCTTTGGCCACTGATCGATCGGAAGAGCGCTTAAATTAA
- the trxA gene encoding thioredoxin, translating into MANEIKHVNDENFDSEVKQGVVLVDFYADWCGPCRMIAPIIEKLAAKFQGKASVVKLDIEAAQSTTARYNVTSIPTLILFVNGEEKERIVGVRDENTLDQLLQKSL; encoded by the coding sequence ATGGCAAATGAAATAAAACATGTAAACGATGAGAATTTTGATTCAGAAGTCAAACAGGGTGTTGTATTAGTTGATTTCTATGCTGATTGGTGTGGTCCCTGCAGGATGATTGCTCCTATCATTGAAAAACTAGCCGCTAAGTTTCAAGGAAAGGCTTCAGTTGTGAAATTAGACATTGAAGCTGCCCAATCCACGACTGCCCGCTATAACGTAACCTCTATCCCAACCTTAATCCTTTTTGTGAACGGGGAAGAAAAAGAACGTATTGTAGGCGTTAGAGACGAAAATACACTCGATCAACTTTTACAAAAGTCCCTCTAA
- a CDS encoding FKBP-type peptidyl-prolyl cis-trans isomerase, whose amino-acid sequence MNKRHCLKRSFILSACVSALFASFTPSSETSNDKLQHLSAEQDNQDLDLKKLSQAFGHFIGRNLKSPGISFDVEGVIAGIRDGYQGKPAPMSDQEYESAMNKLQEKAYAALAKENMAAAVVFLNKNSREKNVKEIEPGKLQYMILSEGRGDEVQAHASPLIHYTGKYIDGTVFGSSEEVGGPITIPLDQTIPGFSKGLVGMKEGEKRRLFVHPELGYGMLGNLPPNALLIFDVEVVKASNPDSNKDATTQEDDTDDDYDDEDDFYNQ is encoded by the coding sequence ATGAATAAGCGTCATTGTCTTAAGAGATCCTTTATTTTATCTGCTTGTGTGAGTGCTTTATTTGCAAGCTTCACACCTTCTTCGGAAACCTCAAATGATAAGCTACAACACTTATCAGCCGAACAAGATAACCAGGACCTCGATTTAAAAAAGCTATCTCAAGCATTTGGGCATTTTATCGGTAGAAACTTAAAGTCCCCAGGAATTTCCTTCGATGTTGAAGGGGTCATTGCAGGCATACGCGATGGCTATCAAGGAAAACCGGCTCCTATGTCTGATCAAGAATATGAATCAGCCATGAATAAACTCCAGGAAAAAGCATACGCAGCCCTTGCAAAAGAGAATATGGCGGCAGCGGTTGTTTTCTTAAACAAAAACTCGAGAGAAAAAAATGTTAAGGAAATTGAGCCCGGCAAGCTCCAGTACATGATCCTCTCAGAGGGACGTGGTGATGAAGTACAAGCCCATGCCTCACCCTTAATTCACTACACCGGCAAATATATCGATGGCACGGTATTTGGATCTTCTGAAGAAGTTGGAGGCCCAATTACGATTCCACTAGATCAAACGATCCCAGGTTTTAGCAAGGGCCTTGTCGGAATGAAAGAAGGCGAGAAAAGAAGGCTTTTCGTACACCCTGAATTAGGCTACGGAATGCTTGGAAACTTGCCTCCAAACGCTCTTTTAATTTTTGATGTTGAAGTAGTCAAAGCTTCTAATCCTGATTCCAATAAAGATGCGACAACGCAAGAGGATGACACAGATGATGATTATGATGACGAAGATGACTTCTACAATCAATAA
- a CDS encoding tRNA (cytidine(34)-2'-O)-methyltransferase, which produces MKIVLFNPEIPQNTGNVIRTCSVTETPLVLVEPLGFSLSNRQLKRAGMDYFEGVNVEIIPNLEDYLVNQNSFYFFSSKASKFYHEVEYEEGDLLIFGSESKGLPDHFHEKYPERFLKVPMKPGKRCLNLATTVGIALFEALRQMNFKGF; this is translated from the coding sequence ATGAAAATTGTTTTATTTAATCCTGAAATACCCCAGAACACAGGTAATGTTATAAGAACTTGTTCTGTTACAGAAACCCCTTTGGTTCTGGTTGAACCCTTAGGCTTTAGCCTATCCAATAGGCAACTAAAAAGAGCCGGCATGGACTACTTTGAAGGGGTGAATGTTGAAATCATTCCGAATCTTGAAGACTACCTTGTAAATCAAAACTCTTTTTATTTTTTTTCGAGTAAAGCCTCTAAGTTCTATCATGAAGTCGAATATGAAGAAGGCGATCTTCTTATTTTCGGATCGGAGTCAAAGGGTCTTCCGGATCATTTTCATGAAAAGTACCCTGAAAGATTCTTAAAAGTGCCGATGAAACCCGGAAAAAGATGCCTTAATCTAGCCACAACTGTTGGAATTGCTCTTTTTGAAGCGTTAAGGCAAATGAACTTTAAAGGTTTTTAA
- the hisS gene encoding histidine--tRNA ligase, with protein MSYKSPPGVFDILPVDDEEPWKSSYLWNYVESVIRKTASDYGFKEIRTPLFEKTELFQRSVGEGTDIVSKEMYTFEDKGGRSLTLRPEGTAPAMRAFIEHRLDTKGSQHKFFYIAPMFRYERAQAGRFRQHHQFGVEAIGNASPEQDVEVIDLIYTLYKRLGLTNLLVRLNSLGDPESRKKFKEQLVDYLSSKKELLSEDSKRRLETNPLRILDSKAEEDQEIIKNAPSILDSISEKAKTHFEQVKSLLETLSIPYEVTPTLVRGLDYYNYTVFEIVSTELGSQNSLVGGGRYDGLIKQLGGVDLPAFGFGTGIERIIQTMLKQMTLLPTNPAPTLFVIPLGDEAAKKAFTLVHDLRSKGISVSLDYSKRKLQKVMQEANDARAKYVAVIGENELKNEELFLKDMETGESFPIPFSSLERILSIEEKKENLALSYSELFKPFRNDREVDFFIKHISQAISKTKELSGQLQNAVSFISELLKQKKE; from the coding sequence ATGTCCTATAAAAGCCCCCCCGGTGTTTTTGATATCCTGCCTGTTGACGATGAAGAACCCTGGAAAAGTTCATATCTTTGGAATTACGTAGAGTCTGTCATCCGTAAAACAGCGAGTGACTATGGCTTTAAAGAAATAAGAACACCGCTTTTTGAAAAAACAGAATTGTTTCAAAGAAGTGTTGGCGAAGGAACAGACATTGTTTCCAAGGAAATGTACACATTTGAAGATAAAGGCGGAAGATCCCTAACTTTAAGACCTGAAGGCACAGCTCCTGCCATGAGAGCCTTTATCGAGCACCGTCTTGACACCAAAGGTTCCCAACACAAATTCTTCTATATCGCCCCCATGTTTCGTTACGAAAGAGCGCAAGCCGGGAGGTTTAGACAGCACCATCAATTCGGGGTTGAAGCCATAGGAAACGCATCCCCTGAGCAAGATGTTGAAGTCATCGATCTTATTTACACTCTATATAAAAGACTTGGCCTCACAAACCTTCTTGTTCGGTTAAATTCTTTAGGGGATCCGGAATCAAGAAAAAAATTTAAGGAACAACTTGTTGATTACCTTTCTTCCAAAAAAGAGCTTCTTTCAGAAGATAGCAAGAGAAGGCTTGAGACAAACCCTTTAAGAATTCTAGACTCGAAAGCCGAAGAAGATCAGGAGATCATAAAAAACGCCCCTTCCATTCTCGACTCAATTTCAGAAAAAGCGAAGACTCACTTTGAACAAGTGAAAAGCCTTTTAGAAACCCTTTCAATCCCTTATGAAGTAACCCCGACCCTGGTTCGAGGCTTGGATTATTATAACTACACAGTGTTTGAAATCGTTTCAACTGAACTTGGATCCCAAAATAGTTTGGTTGGCGGGGGAAGATATGACGGGCTTATCAAACAGCTTGGCGGGGTGGATTTACCGGCCTTTGGTTTTGGAACAGGTATCGAGCGGATTATTCAAACCATGTTAAAGCAAATGACTCTTTTGCCAACTAACCCGGCTCCTACCTTATTTGTGATCCCTCTTGGGGATGAAGCTGCAAAAAAAGCCTTTACCCTCGTCCATGATCTACGTTCTAAAGGCATCTCGGTCAGTTTAGATTATTCTAAACGAAAGCTTCAAAAAGTCATGCAAGAAGCCAATGATGCAAGAGCCAAGTACGTCGCTGTCATTGGCGAGAATGAATTAAAAAATGAAGAGCTTTTTTTAAAGGATATGGAAACAGGCGAATCCTTTCCAATTCCTTTCTCAAGCCTTGAAAGAATTTTAAGCATCGAAGAGAAAAAGGAAAACTTAGCTCTTTCTTACTCTGAACTATTTAAGCCATTCAGAAATGATCGGGAAGTCGATTTCTTTATAAAACATATCTCTCAAGCGATTTCCAAAACTAAAGAACTCAGCGGACAATTACAAAATGCGGTTTCTTTCATTTCGGAATTACTCAAACAAAAAAAAGAATAA
- the pgtP gene encoding phosphoglycerate transporter protein PgtP translates to MKSLLQIFKPDPYLPEIEDKTEVNRMYHYWRIRILYSMFVGYALYYFTRKSFTFAAPGLIDELGLTKQQMGLLGSVFSLSYGLSKFLSGILSDRSNPRYFMAVGLFVTGILNILFGYNSSLIMFVIFWGLNGWFQGFGWPPCARFLTHWYSHSERGSWWSTWNISHNLGAFLIPWIVGFALEYYGWRFAMYIPGLICIAGSFFLINRLRDTPQSLGLPPIETFRNDYSGTTKEEVENEHELSTKEILFEHILKNPYMWVLAASYFFVYLVRTGVNDWSTLFLIEEKDYSLMGATGSVSLFEIGGLLGSLAAGWSSDYLFGARRGPVNAIFAIGIALSIFLFWFTPVNYPILDSLAIFLLGFTIFGPQMLIGVAAAELSHKKAAATATGFIGWLAYIGAAVAGYPLGSITQNYGWSGFFIALSTCALLSAALLIPLWWIDDKKSYKFRPKKAEPAMQNKQA, encoded by the coding sequence ATGAAATCATTACTCCAGATTTTTAAACCGGATCCCTATCTTCCTGAAATTGAAGATAAGACGGAAGTTAATCGAATGTACCATTATTGGCGCATTCGAATTCTCTACTCTATGTTTGTCGGTTATGCCCTATATTATTTCACAAGGAAAAGCTTCACCTTTGCAGCTCCTGGTCTTATTGATGAACTTGGCCTTACAAAACAGCAAATGGGACTTCTTGGAAGTGTATTTTCCTTAAGTTACGGGCTAAGTAAATTTTTAAGCGGAATTCTCTCTGATCGATCCAACCCTAGATATTTTATGGCCGTGGGTCTTTTCGTTACGGGAATATTAAATATTTTATTCGGCTACAATTCCTCCCTTATCATGTTTGTTATTTTTTGGGGGTTAAATGGATGGTTCCAAGGCTTTGGCTGGCCGCCTTGCGCAAGGTTTTTAACTCACTGGTACTCTCATTCAGAAAGGGGGTCTTGGTGGTCGACTTGGAATATTTCCCATAATCTGGGAGCTTTTTTAATCCCTTGGATAGTAGGCTTTGCTTTGGAGTATTACGGGTGGCGCTTTGCGATGTATATCCCTGGGCTTATTTGTATTGCCGGCTCCTTTTTCTTAATCAATAGGCTTCGTGACACCCCTCAATCGCTTGGACTGCCTCCTATTGAGACTTTTAGAAACGATTATTCCGGGACAACAAAAGAAGAAGTTGAAAATGAACATGAATTGTCGACTAAAGAAATTCTATTTGAGCATATTCTAAAAAACCCTTACATGTGGGTGCTTGCCGCAAGTTATTTTTTCGTGTACTTAGTCAGAACAGGAGTCAATGATTGGTCCACTCTTTTTCTCATTGAAGAAAAAGATTATAGCTTAATGGGCGCCACAGGTTCAGTTTCCCTTTTTGAAATAGGGGGTCTTTTAGGAAGCCTTGCTGCCGGTTGGTCTTCCGATTATCTTTTTGGCGCAAGACGGGGGCCTGTAAATGCCATCTTTGCGATCGGTATAGCTTTATCAATTTTTCTTTTTTGGTTTACTCCTGTAAACTACCCCATATTAGACTCACTTGCCATTTTCCTATTGGGATTTACGATTTTCGGACCCCAAATGCTAATTGGTGTCGCGGCAGCTGAGCTTTCTCATAAAAAAGCGGCAGCGACCGCCACAGGTTTTATTGGATGGCTTGCCTATATTGGGGCAGCCGTTGCCGGTTACCCTTTAGGCTCGATTACCCAAAATTATGGGTGGTCAGGTTTTTTCATCGCTTTATCAACTTGCGCTCTTTTATCGGCAGCGCTTTTGATTCCGCTTTGGTGGATAGATGATAAAAAGTCTTATAAGTTCCGACCTAAAAAGGCCGAACCTGCCATGCAAAATAAGCAAGCCTAA
- the aspS gene encoding aspartate--tRNA ligase: MPFDFRRTHRLDALREKDQDREVTLSGWVDRRRDHGGLIFIDLRDRFGVTQLVLDPELIDEAKDLRSEWVISIKGVVKKRKEGMINPKLLTGEIEVAVSALHILSKAKTPPFSICDEEIDTNEELRLKYRFLDIRRGKIQENLVKRHQAMHLIRNFLHDQGFLELTTPILGKSTPEGARDYLVPSRIYPGSFFALPQSPQLFKQLFMVAGMDRYFQIAQCFRDEDLRADRQPEFTQIDVEMSFETEDVLMSIMENMIKALFENQRDVKITLPFKRMSHKEAMDRYGTDKPDLRFEMALVEISDIVKESAFSVFLDALNNEGIVKAIVIKGGSDLSRKSIDDYTSFVGHLGIKGLAWMKFQEGKLTSNIVKFFPESVQKDLIERANIEENDLIFMIADEKSKTNQALDHLRRKIASDRNLIDEERLEFLWVTDFPLFEWSEEEGRLTSVHHPFTSPIDEDLPLLDTDPSSVRSSGYDMVLNGYEIGGGSKRIHNLELQSKIFKLLGISEKEQKSRFGFFLDALSYGAPPHLGMAFGLDRLMMIICKTDSIRDVIAFPKTQKSADLMLDCPSNVGKRQLNELKLSIEN, from the coding sequence ATGCCATTTGATTTCCGCCGTACGCATCGCTTGGATGCATTAAGGGAAAAAGATCAAGATAGAGAAGTCACTTTGTCCGGTTGGGTCGATAGAAGACGGGATCATGGGGGATTAATATTTATTGATCTGCGCGATCGTTTCGGTGTGACGCAACTAGTCCTTGACCCTGAGCTGATTGATGAAGCGAAAGATCTAAGGTCTGAATGGGTCATTAGTATTAAAGGGGTGGTTAAAAAAAGAAAAGAAGGGATGATCAACCCGAAACTATTAACTGGCGAAATTGAAGTGGCCGTTTCCGCCCTTCATATTCTTTCTAAAGCCAAAACGCCCCCATTTTCTATCTGCGATGAAGAAATAGATACCAACGAAGAGCTAAGGTTAAAATATAGATTTTTGGATATTCGAAGAGGCAAAATCCAAGAAAATCTTGTTAAACGCCATCAAGCGATGCACCTCATACGAAATTTTTTACACGACCAGGGCTTTCTTGAATTGACAACCCCGATCCTTGGCAAATCAACCCCTGAAGGAGCACGGGACTATCTTGTCCCATCAAGAATCTATCCGGGTTCATTTTTTGCCCTTCCTCAATCCCCTCAACTATTTAAGCAGCTTTTTATGGTAGCGGGCATGGACCGCTATTTTCAAATCGCCCAATGCTTTAGAGATGAGGATTTAAGGGCCGATAGACAGCCTGAGTTTACTCAAATTGATGTTGAGATGAGCTTTGAAACAGAAGACGTGTTGATGTCCATTATGGAAAACATGATCAAGGCCTTATTTGAAAACCAAAGAGATGTAAAAATAACGCTTCCCTTTAAAAGAATGTCTCATAAAGAAGCTATGGACCGCTACGGTACTGATAAGCCCGATTTAAGGTTTGAGATGGCGCTTGTTGAAATTTCTGATATTGTAAAAGAATCTGCCTTTTCAGTATTTTTAGATGCTTTAAATAATGAAGGGATTGTAAAAGCAATTGTAATTAAAGGAGGAAGCGATTTATCAAGAAAATCTATCGATGATTACACTTCTTTTGTCGGACATTTAGGGATTAAAGGCCTTGCATGGATGAAGTTCCAAGAAGGAAAATTAACTTCAAACATTGTAAAATTCTTTCCTGAAAGCGTTCAAAAAGATCTTATTGAAAGAGCAAATATTGAAGAAAATGATTTAATTTTCATGATTGCTGATGAAAAATCGAAAACCAATCAAGCCCTTGACCACTTAAGAAGAAAGATTGCTTCCGATAGAAATTTAATTGATGAAGAACGTCTTGAATTCCTTTGGGTCACAGACTTTCCTCTTTTTGAGTGGAGCGAAGAAGAAGGTCGGCTGACAAGCGTCCACCACCCTTTTACTTCTCCCATCGATGAAGATTTACCTCTTCTTGATACGGACCCATCCTCAGTTCGCTCATCCGGCTATGACATGGTTTTAAACGGCTATGAAATCGGAGGCGGCTCAAAAAGGATTCATAATTTAGAGCTACAAAGCAAAATATTTAAGCTGCTCGGCATTTCAGAAAAAGAACAGAAATCTCGTTTTGGATTCTTTTTAGATGCTTTAAGTTACGGGGCTCCTCCTCACCTTGGAATGGCATTTGGGCTTGATCGATTGATGATGATCATTTGTAAAACGGATTCTATAAGGGATGTGATAGCGTTCCCTAAAACACAAAAATCAGCAGACCTTATGTTGGATTGTCCGTCAAATGTCGGTAAACGACAGCTAAATGAACTTAAGCTTTCTATCGAAAATTAA
- a CDS encoding FHA domain-containing protein, whose amino-acid sequence MIKLTLNPGKGELIYSFEKHQILIGRVGVSEIDIALKGDTIQPVHFKIQEEQDGRYSVHNFANDPFATLNGLPFGKRRLKNNDVLKVGEHCLVFEEKAAAHSYREFPSASLKEGVSPVLERTLKKASETESVFEEPKQTFFKSETRLIKKGYDEDLDLEDVLNAEGLPPIMSHEEIESLFTEWEELPEKELFAAKQEKSKEKEPIKEKTIAKPITILDLPDNSEEGVSEKAQSKNREDEKKSFFSEPINSYFGNTYFRIFAAVLIILITLILIIGGSIYNNLSSKQHQDEIEAARSVTDIALALVYAQVNHIHPRMQNWSDPQFLKTSLESVLSPHHPPSAVLDSQGKLNGKYLLRIYTSKDSSRFVLIAQSEPSFIPWVQASDSIAVDSNSMTLRRIKDLRVLNRLLINPDSLSPDGNDELATLINQGEIIPLSELSDKDNSNGYATPEDLHKVCKEGVNLIYNCPRYSQIGEKIMHKAIELAKEPNISDLKRLHDELKVIVKLKEPILYTTKGRLEALNAREALSNLMPKRRFLIAYLDYDEDAKKTVSKLLATDNGTSDDLENELIIDGVGSHKPLEALSKAVAYADKAPTRNAPFQLHEIDEEKPLFLKLKELAKERKAALSFMGESLIEIIQSEMKEEMTDFPNIFETLSNQFLEKTLETRDHLLKKLHELYLQDGEMALAEFIAYVDAAGLKGVAQPIKEPLANESGTSIPDGIDDETLNSILNIENAANLNELLAEIEKASLFIKKDNSDNPYHVLAIQNLVRNKVLEKLSFFILSGEGLPKDEFTNEGLSTLRTIFKKAWIFDPEEIDYFLSEYDLHIQENHET is encoded by the coding sequence ATGATTAAACTCACACTAAATCCGGGAAAAGGCGAATTAATCTATTCTTTTGAGAAGCATCAAATTTTGATAGGGCGCGTCGGCGTCTCAGAAATTGACATTGCTCTTAAAGGCGATACCATTCAACCGGTTCATTTTAAAATTCAGGAAGAACAAGACGGCAGATACTCCGTTCATAATTTCGCAAACGATCCTTTCGCAACTTTAAATGGACTCCCTTTTGGAAAAAGACGGCTTAAGAATAATGACGTATTAAAAGTAGGTGAACACTGTCTTGTTTTTGAAGAGAAAGCTGCCGCACATTCTTATAGAGAATTCCCGTCTGCCAGCCTGAAAGAAGGCGTATCTCCAGTTCTCGAAAGAACTTTAAAAAAGGCAAGTGAAACGGAATCTGTTTTCGAAGAGCCGAAACAAACATTTTTTAAAAGCGAGACTCGTCTGATCAAAAAGGGATATGATGAAGATCTTGATTTAGAAGATGTTCTTAATGCAGAAGGCCTTCCACCCATCATGAGCCATGAAGAAATAGAATCTTTATTCACGGAATGGGAAGAGCTGCCCGAAAAAGAACTTTTCGCGGCAAAGCAAGAAAAATCGAAAGAAAAAGAGCCTATAAAAGAAAAGACTATAGCTAAACCGATAACGATTTTGGACCTTCCCGACAATTCGGAAGAGGGCGTTTCTGAAAAAGCCCAATCAAAAAATCGTGAAGATGAAAAAAAGTCTTTTTTTTCAGAACCGATAAATAGCTATTTTGGAAATACTTATTTTAGAATTTTCGCAGCCGTTCTCATTATTTTAATTACCCTCATTTTGATCATCGGCGGAAGTATTTATAACAACCTTTCCAGTAAGCAGCATCAAGATGAGATAGAAGCTGCAAGAAGCGTGACAGACATTGCTTTAGCTTTAGTGTATGCGCAAGTCAATCATATCCACCCCAGAATGCAAAACTGGTCCGATCCCCAATTCCTTAAAACAAGCCTTGAATCTGTTCTATCCCCTCATCATCCACCCTCTGCTGTCCTAGACTCCCAAGGGAAGCTTAATGGGAAGTACTTGCTTCGAATTTATACAAGTAAAGACAGTTCAAGGTTTGTTTTGATCGCGCAATCCGAACCTTCTTTTATCCCCTGGGTGCAAGCTTCTGATTCCATTGCTGTGGACTCCAATTCCATGACCTTAAGACGAATTAAAGATTTAAGGGTACTGAACAGGCTTTTAATCAATCCTGACAGCCTATCGCCAGACGGCAACGATGAATTAGCCACGTTGATTAATCAAGGAGAGATAATTCCCCTAAGCGAGCTTTCAGATAAAGACAATAGCAACGGGTACGCAACCCCCGAAGATCTGCATAAAGTCTGCAAAGAAGGAGTGAACTTAATCTACAACTGCCCAAGGTATTCCCAAATCGGTGAAAAGATTATGCATAAGGCGATAGAATTGGCTAAAGAGCCTAATATCAGCGATTTAAAACGTTTGCATGATGAACTTAAGGTCATTGTCAAACTAAAAGAGCCCATCCTCTATACGACTAAAGGGCGCCTTGAGGCTTTGAACGCAAGGGAAGCTCTTTCAAATTTGATGCCGAAGAGAAGGTTTCTTATCGCCTACCTCGATTATGACGAAGACGCGAAAAAAACCGTTTCTAAACTTTTAGCTACCGATAATGGAACAAGCGATGACTTAGAAAACGAGTTGATTATAGATGGCGTCGGCTCCCATAAACCTTTAGAGGCACTCTCAAAAGCGGTTGCTTATGCCGATAAGGCACCTACCCGTAACGCCCCATTTCAATTACATGAAATCGATGAGGAAAAGCCTTTATTTCTAAAATTGAAAGAACTTGCTAAAGAAAGAAAGGCAGCCCTTAGCTTTATGGGAGAGTCTTTAATTGAAATCATTCAATCAGAAATGAAAGAAGAAATGACGGATTTTCCAAATATTTTCGAAACTCTCTCAAACCAGTTCCTTGAAAAAACCTTGGAGACAAGAGACCACCTTTTAAAGAAACTTCATGAACTCTATTTGCAAGATGGCGAAATGGCGTTAGCCGAGTTTATTGCCTATGTAGATGCTGCAGGACTAAAAGGTGTTGCTCAGCCGATAAAAGAGCCTTTGGCCAATGAAAGCGGCACTTCCATCCCCGATGGAATCGATGATGAAACTCTTAATTCCATCCTAAATATTGAAAACGCAGCAAATTTAAACGAGCTCCTTGCTGAAATAGAAAAAGCATCCCTTTTTATTAAAAAAGATAATTCAGATAACCCTTACCATGTCCTAGCCATTCAAAATCTAGTTCGAAACAAAGTTTTAGAAAAACTATCCTTCTTCATCCTATCGGGGGAAGGTTTACCTAAAGATGAGTTTACAAATGAAGGTTTATCCACTTTAAGGACCATTTTTAAAAAAGCTTGGATTTTCGACCCTGAAGAAATTGATTATTTTCTTTCAGAGTACGACCTTCATATTCAAGAAAATCATGAGACTTAA